Proteins encoded within one genomic window of Catharus ustulatus isolate bCatUst1 chromosome 10, bCatUst1.pri.v2, whole genome shotgun sequence:
- the LOC117000807 gene encoding phospholipase A and acyltransferase 1-like — MRDVRDDPKPGDLIEIKRGHYDHWALYVGDGYVIHVTIAGENSSSVSTGSVSLHSGKGKSKVIKERLKEATGNDNWRVNNKYDHCRTPFPVEEIIRRAESEIGKVMPYHLFNKNCEHFVTKLRYGEAVSEQVSGTG, encoded by the exons ATGAGAGATGTCAGGGATGACCCAAAGCCTGGGGACCTGATTGAGATCAAACGGGGACATTACGATCACTGGGCCCTCTACGTGGGGGATGGATATGTCATCCATGTGACAATTGCAG gTGAAAATTCTTCATCTGTGTCAACTGGCTCTGTGTCACTACATTCGGGAAAGGGCAAGAGTAAAGTGATAAAAGAACGCCTGAAGGAGGCTACTGGAAATGATAACTGGCGTGTCAACAACAAGTATGACCACTGCCGGACTCCTTTCCCTGTGGAGGAGATCATCCGGCGTGCTGAGAGTGAGATTGGCAAGGTCATGCCATATCATTTGTTCAACAAGAACTGTGAGCACTTTGTGACCAAGCTCCGCTATGGAGAAGCAGTCTCTGAGCAG GTGAGTGGCACAGGGTGA
- the LOC117000809 gene encoding phospholipase A and acyltransferase 1-like: MGQNKSKPQPGDLIEIDQPFHQHWALYMGDGYVIHLTPVGKDKVKLGAHEVPVFTRMVKKERLKKVVRRNKWRVNNKSDVPPNPLPVEEIMSRAAACIGKKVMYCSFGRNCEHFVTELRYGEAVSQQVSVTG; this comes from the exons ATGGGACAGAACAAGAGCAAACCCCAGCCTGGGGACCTGATTGAGATCGACCAGCCATTTCATCAGCACTGGGCCCTCTACATGGGGGATGGATATGTCATCCATTTGACACCTGTAG GTAAAGACAAGGTAAAACTGGGGGCCCACGAGGTGCCAGTATTCACCAGAATGGTGAAGAAGGAGCGCCTGAAGAAGGTGGTGCGACGTAATAAATGGCGTGTCAACAACAAATCTGATGTGCCCCCAAATCCGCTTCCAGTGGAGGAGATTATGTCTcgtgctgcagcttgtattgGCAAGAAGGTGATGTATTGTTCATTTGGTAGGAACTGTGAGCACTTTGTGACAGAGCTCCGCTATGGAGAAGCAGTCTCTCAGCAGGTGAGTGTCACAGGGTGA